A single region of the Malus sylvestris chromosome 8, drMalSylv7.2, whole genome shotgun sequence genome encodes:
- the LOC126630917 gene encoding methionine S-methyltransferase-like — translation MAKNEAPLGSVDDFLKQCKQSGDAAYAALRSVLERLEDPKTRTQARIFLTDLQNRFPSKEACDQCFLTYHFQIEDIFFDQYEGYQGRKKLTMMVIPSIFVPEDWSFTFFEGLNRHSDSIFKDKSVAELGCGNGWISIAIAEKWLPLKVYGLEINPRAVKMSWINLYLNALDERGQPIYDAEKKTLLDRVEFHESDLLSYCRDNVIQLERIVGCIPQILNPNPDAMSKMITENASEEFLHSLSNYCALQGFLEDQFGLGLIARAVEEGIAVIKPMGIMIFNMGGRPGQAVCKRLFERRGFHVNKLWQTKILQAADTDISALVEIEKNSPHRFEFFMGLSGDQPICARSAWAYGNAGGRISHALSVYSCQLRQPNQVKTIFEFLENGFHEISSSLDLSFEDDAVADEKIPFLAYLSSVLKGSSFGTYEPPAGSKHFRSLIAGFMRTYHRIPLKADNVVVFPSRAVAIENALRLFSPRLAIVDEHLTRHLPREWLTSLAIECAGTDNPSEDVLTVIQAPRQSDLMIELIKKLKPQVVVTGIADYEAVTSSAFVHLLDVTREIGSRLFLDISDHFELSSLPGSNGVLKYIGGTALPSHAAIICGLVKNKVYSDLEVAFVISEEEAIFKALSKTVELLEGNTAPISQFYYGCLFHELLAFQLADRHPPAQRESALPKSAEMIGFASSAISVLNNAELSISEAENSSLIHMDVDQSFLRVPSPVKAAIFESFARQNIAESEIDVTTSIKQFIKSTYGYPVDSSTEFIYADSSLALFNKMVLCCIQEGGTLCFPAGANGNYVSAAKFLKANIVTIPTNPTDGFKLTDKVLSGALGTVNKPWVYISGPTINPTGLIYSNKEIESLLSACAKVGARVVIDTSFSGLEYDIEGWGGWSLVDSLSKLNTSNTCFCVSLLGGLSLKMLSGALKFGFLVLNQPVLVDTFDSFPGLSKPHNTVKYAVKKLLSLREKKPGGLWDAIAEHIKTLKSQSKRLKETLEKCGWDVVEPCGGVSMVAKPTSYLNKSVKVDDSNIREVIHKATGLCINSGAWTGIPGYCRFTIAHEESEFERALDCIVKFKDTINN, via the exons ATGGCGAAGAACGAGGCGCCGTTGGGATCGGTGGACGACTTCTTGAAGCAATGTAAGCAGTCGGGCGATGCCGCGTACGCTGCCTTAAGATCAGTGCTGGAGCGTCTCGAGGATCCGAAAACCAGAACTCAAGCTCGGATCTTCCTCACGGACCTCCAGAACCGCTTCCCCTCCAAGGAGGCCTGCGATCAATGCTTTCTCACATACCATTTTCAGATCGAAGATATCTTCTTCGATCAGTATGAag GTTACCAGGGTAGGAAGAAATTGACGATGATGGTTATCCCCAGTATATTTGTTCCAGAAGACTGGTCTTTTACATTTTTTGAAGGACTAAATAGACATTCCGATTCTATCTTCAAGGACAAGTCAGTTGCTGAGCTTGGTTGTGGAAATggttggatatccattgccatTGCTGAGAAGTGGTTGCCATTGAAG GTGTATGGCCTTGAAATCAATCCTCGAGCAGTAAAGATGTCATGGATAAACTTGTACTTAAATGCGTTGGACGAAAGAGGTCAACCCATTTATGATGCGGAGAAGAAAACTTTGCTGGACAGGGTAGAGTTTCATGAATCGGATCTGCTATCTTATTGTAGAGATAATGTCATTCAACTAGAACGAATTGTTGGATGCATACCTCAG ATTCTTAACCCAAATCCAGATGCTATGTCTAAAATGATTACAGAGAACGCAAGTGAGGAATTTCTACATTCATTGAGCAATTATTGTGCACTTCAG GGTTTTCTTGAGGATCAGTTTGGCCTAGGCCTAATTGCTCGGGCAGTGGAGGAAGGAATAGCTGTCATTAAACCTATGGGAATAATGATCTTCAACATGGGCGGTCGTCCAGGACAAGCTGTTTGTAAGCGCTTGTTTGAACGCCGTGGTTTCCATGTTAACAAGCTTTGGCAAACCAAAATTCTCCAG GCTGCAGACACAGATATCTCAGCCTTAGTTGAAATTGAAAAGAACAGTCCACACCGTTTTGAGTTCTTTATGGGGCTTTCTGGAGATCAGCCTATTTGTGCTCGTTCAGCCTGGGCTTATGGAAATGCTGGTGGGCGAATCTCTCATGCTTTATCAGTATACAGCTGTCAACTTCGTCAACCAAATCAG GTGAAGACAATTTTTGAGTTTCTTGAAAATGGCTTCCACGAGATAAGCAGTTCTTTAGACTTATCATTTGAAGATGATGCTGTGGCTGATGAGAAGATTCCTTTCCTAGCTTATCTATCCAGTGTTCTGAAAGGGAGTTCTTTTGGCACTTATGAGCCACCAGCTGGAAGCAAACATTTTCGTAGTCTCATTGCCGGGTTTATGAGAACATATCACCGCATTCCACTCAAAGCTGAT AATGTGGTTGTCTTTCCTTCAAGGGCTGTGGCGATAGAAAATGCTCTTCGACTGTTCTCGCCTCGTCTTGCAATTGTTGATGAACATCTGACCCGACACCTTCCAAGGGAGTGGTTAACATCGTTAGCAATTGAG TGTGCTGGAACTGATAATCCTTCAGAAGATGTACTTACAGTTATTCAAGCGCCTCGCCAGTCTGACTTAATGATAGAGCTAATAAAGAAGCTGAAGCCACAGGTGGTGGTTACTGGTATTGCGGATTATGAGGCTGTTACTAGTTCAGCTTTTGTGCACCTTTTAGATGTCACAAGAGAAATTGGATCTCGTTTGTTCTTGGACATATCTGATCACTTTGAGCTATCCAGCCTTCCAGGTTCCAATGGAGTCCTCAAATATATTGGAGGAACTGCTCTGCCATCACATGCAGCAATTATATGCGGCTTAGTGAAAAATAAG GTTTATTCGGATCTAGAAGTAGCTTTTGTAATTTCTGAAGAGGAGGCCATCTTCAAGGCATTGTCGAAGACTGTTGAACTACTAGAAGGGAATACGGCACCaattagtcaattttattatGGTTGTCTTTTTCATGAACTTTTAGCTTTTCAGCTCGCTGACAGACATCCTCCTGCACAG AGGGAATCTGCATTGCCTAAATCAGCAGAGATGATCGGGTTTGCTAGTTCAGCAATCTCAGTCCTCAATAATGCAGAGTTGTCAATTAGCGAGGCAGAGAACTCTTCCCTCATTCACATGGATGTTGATCAAAGCTTCTTGCGTGTACCGTCACCTGTCAAGGCTGCTATTTTTGAAAGTTTTGCTAGACAGAATATAGCTGAGTCAGAAATAGATGTCACCACTAGCATCAAGCAGTTTATTAAGAGTACTTACGGTTACCCAGTTGACAGCAGCACCGAATTTATATATGCTGACAGCTCGCTAGCTCTGTTCAACAAGATGGTTCTTTGCTGCATTCAGGAAGGGGGTACATTGTGTTTTCCTGCTGGTGCAAATGGGAACTATGTTTCTGCTGCCAAATTTTTGAAAGCAAATATTGTAACTATACCTACTAACCCCACAGATGGCTTTAAACTGACAGACAAGGTGCTTTCTGGAGCGCTAGGGACTGTGAATAAGCCATGGGTGTACATTTCTGGGCCAACAATCAACCCAACTGGTTTGATATACAGTAACAAAGAGATTGAAAGTTTGCTGTCTGCATGTGCTAAAGTTGGGGCTAGAGTTGTGATTGATACTTCCTTCTCAGGCTTGGAATATGACATCGAGGGTTGGGGAGGCTGGAGCCTGGTGGACAGTTTGTCAAAGCTAAATACTAGCAACACATGTTTTTGTGTCTCTCTGCTTGGGGGATTATCTTTAAAGATGTTGAGTGGGGCGCTCAAATTCGGGTTCCTTGTATTAAACCAGCCTGTTTTGGTGGATACATTTGATAGCTTTCCAGGATTGAGCAAACCTCACAACACTGTTAAATATGCTGTTAAGAAGCTGCTTAGTCTAAGAGAGAAGAAACCAGGAGGTCTGTGGGATGCTATTGCAGAACATATAAAAACTTTGAAGAGTCAATCCAAGCGCCTGAAAGAG ACACTGGAGAAGTGTGGGTGGGATGTGGTTGAACCGTGTGGTGGTGTTTCCATGGTGGCCAAGCCGACGTCCTATCTGAACAAGAGTGTTAAGGTTGATGACTCGAACATCAGGGAAGTCATTCACAAGGCTACAGGGTTATGCATCAACAGTGGAGCCTGGACTGGAATTCCTGGCTACTGTCGATTCACCATTGCTCATGAAGAAAGTGAATTTGAGCGCGCTTTGGATTGCATTGTTAAATTTAAGGACACAATCAACAACTGA
- the LOC126631217 gene encoding 22.0 kDa class IV heat shock protein-like: MHVKKNNAMMVLQPVLLVMVMLGLTAPTQTNALIQFNPISSSLWDHHMIDDPFRILEQTPFTVPNPTVQEALALARADWKETATAHVISLDVPGMKKEGVKIEVEENRVLRISGERKADDQEGDQGDNYKWHRAERTNGKFWRQFRLPGNADLDQIKAHLEDGVLRITVPKFAAEKKRQPKLISIASSSSTSADHGVDVNPTKVA; this comes from the coding sequence ATGCATGTGAAGAAGAATAATGCGATGATGGTGCTGCAGCCAGTACTACTTGTGATGGTGATGTTAGGCCTCACTGCCCCCACCCAAACCAACGCCTTGATTCAGTTCAACCCAATATCCTCCTCCCTCTGGGACCACCACATGATCGATGACCCTTTCAGAATTCTCGAACAGACTCCCTTCACCGTCCCAAACCCTACCGTTCAAGAGGCGCTAGCTCTGGCACGTGCCGACTGGAAAGAGACGGCGACTGCACACGTGATCTCATTGGACGTCCCGGGGATGAAGAAGGAGGGCGTGAAGATAGAGGTGGAGGAGAACAGGGTGCTGAGGATCAGCGGAGAGAGGAAGGCCGACGACCAGGAAGGAGATCAGGGCGACAACTACAAGTGGCACCGTGCTGAGAGGACAAATGGCAAGTTCTGGAGGCAGTTCAGGCTGCCTGGGAACGCCGACTTGGATCAGATCAAGGCTCATCTCGAGGACGGGGTGCTCAGGATTACGGTGCCAAAGTTTGCGGCGGAGAAGAAGAGGCAGCCCAAGCTCATCAGCATTGCCTCGTCTTCTTCCACGTCTGCTGATCATGGGGTGGATGTCAACCCTACAAAGGTCGCATGA